A portion of the Acidisarcina polymorpha genome contains these proteins:
- a CDS encoding alpha/beta fold hydrolase: MSSITVKDGTEIYYKDWGTGQPLFFHHGWPLSADDWDSQMMFFLEHGFRVIAHDRRGHGRSSQTFLGHDMDTYAADVAELVEILDLKNSIHIGHSTGGGEVTRYVARHGGTRVVKAVLISSIPPIFMQTATNPDGVPKEVVDGLRNGTAYNRAQFYEDITIPFYGFNRPGAKVSEGIRQNWWRQGMMGAATAHYQCIKVLSETDFHDDLKLIDIPVLVMHGEDDQICPFPTTGARSVKLLKQGTLKSYPGLPHGMPATHADQINADLLEFIRA; encoded by the coding sequence ATGAGCAGTATCACAGTGAAGGACGGGACAGAAATCTACTATAAGGATTGGGGCACCGGGCAGCCTCTGTTCTTTCATCATGGTTGGCCACTCAGCGCTGATGACTGGGACAGCCAGATGATGTTCTTCCTCGAGCACGGCTTTCGCGTCATCGCTCACGACCGGCGCGGACACGGACGATCCTCGCAGACGTTCCTTGGACATGACATGGACACCTATGCCGCCGACGTCGCTGAGCTGGTCGAGATACTTGACCTCAAGAACTCCATCCATATCGGGCATTCCACGGGGGGTGGAGAGGTGACACGCTATGTTGCGCGCCACGGAGGAACTCGCGTGGTCAAGGCGGTTCTCATCAGTTCCATCCCCCCGATCTTCATGCAGACGGCAACAAATCCCGACGGAGTTCCCAAAGAAGTCGTTGACGGGCTCCGCAATGGAACGGCATACAACCGAGCTCAGTTTTATGAGGACATCACGATACCCTTTTATGGCTTCAACCGGCCGGGAGCAAAAGTCTCTGAGGGTATTCGTCAGAACTGGTGGCGACAGGGCATGATGGGCGCCGCCACCGCCCATTATCAGTGCATCAAGGTTCTCTCCGAGACCGACTTCCACGATGATCTCAAACTGATCGATATTCCGGTGCTGGTGATGCATGGGGAGGACGATCAGATCTGCCCGTTCCCGACGACAGGGGCGCGGTCGGTCAAGCTGCTCAAGCAAGGAACGCTTAAGTCCTACCCGGGCCTCCCGCACGGCATGCCCGCCACGCATGCAGATCAGATCAACGCTGACCTGCTGGAATTCATCAGAGCCTGA
- a CDS encoding TonB-dependent receptor produces MPPASLAAVCACSSKPLSRSHVGRLLLALFFVAALSASGQVNTANLSGLITDPSGSAVSGAHVHVENAENGYARDIDTDSSGSFSLQNLPIGHYRFAVNAPGFDQVNEDVELSVGEKGRRDVTLPVGTAEQTVEVKSTDTALSPDDASIGTVVSAQTIEQTPLYLRNWDDLLRTVPGVQISRYTQQSGNTSAGRTGDFNVNGIHSLQNNFLLDGIDNNTFSENVQELSSEASHPSVDVIQEFNVITNPYSAEYGRSPGAVVSVNTKSGANKMHGLAFEYLRNNYFDANDFFSDRQGLRKPENNQNQFGGSLGGPIKTDKLFYFFNYEGTRIKQGVSRISSVPLDNERLGDFSAATGERVGVKYPTITDPLTGLPFVNNQVPSNRIDTAVAKLIALFPEPNVTSGGVIPELNNYQRNALLTDNNDSYDARIDWNPTSSNIVFGRYNYSNRTRQIPGYFGGLADGTSTSAWGNQQLKSHSFVLGWTHIFRRDLVNDFRLGFVRNYSYAVQQPFSLAETAGDFVPGIPASAGIGGGVPLTTFTNYSFLGSADYLPKKQIPQLLQYNDTVSIIFGRNTLKVGGSVYAPMRNIFQDEPGTRGDLTFTGVFTGFPYADGLLGQTQSDQLTNVLFVDQRLWMISGFAQDDWKLTPKLTMNLGLRYDFATPALEGANNVANFNPAGAGSLNFGSSGSLSQRALVQTNTKDFGPRIGISYSPDQKTVLRAGYGLYYTLFERYGSEDQLALNPPYLINKTQASNTTPVITPEIGFPTNFLDPSTINLNQLNAYHIRAINPHDPTPSVQQWSFGVQRAFASNWTGEVDYVGTKSTHLDVLSNYNQPLIEHNQVVTAIGANGKPAAVTPYNNFGLIEYTNAIGYGNYNGLQASLNHRFNNGLSFRAAYTYSRSLDNAPEELETNSGDAPNGRDYSAWYGLSDFDIPHRVSVNYVYDLPFGHGQRMLNSGPLSWIFGGFRTSGVYTYYSGHPFTVNAGGTLTDSLDPYGYATAVPFVIGKPHLVKDPTCWFFVGANKACQKLSPNQADAYALPAPGQIGDSGRNTLRGPRTNVFDASLLREFPLGEVANLEFRWEVFNVTNTPEFGQPSGNFSSSAAGSITTLSGDPRVMQFALRLSF; encoded by the coding sequence GTGCCCCCAGCCAGCCTTGCTGCCGTCTGTGCTTGTTCTAGCAAACCACTTTCTAGGTCCCATGTCGGCCGCCTACTCCTCGCCCTCTTCTTCGTCGCAGCCCTCTCTGCATCAGGGCAGGTAAACACCGCAAACCTATCAGGCCTTATCACAGACCCGTCGGGATCTGCAGTATCAGGGGCCCACGTTCACGTAGAGAACGCCGAGAACGGCTATGCACGAGACATCGATACCGACAGCAGCGGTTCTTTTTCCCTGCAGAACCTTCCCATTGGGCATTACCGCTTCGCAGTGAACGCTCCAGGCTTCGACCAGGTGAATGAGGATGTTGAGCTGAGCGTTGGGGAAAAGGGGCGCCGCGATGTGACCCTGCCTGTAGGAACCGCGGAACAGACAGTAGAGGTTAAGAGCACAGACACCGCGCTCTCACCGGATGATGCCTCGATCGGTACGGTCGTGAGCGCACAAACGATTGAGCAAACGCCGCTCTATCTTCGCAATTGGGATGATTTGCTACGCACCGTCCCGGGGGTTCAGATTAGCCGCTACACGCAGCAGAGTGGCAACACGTCAGCTGGCCGGACCGGCGACTTTAACGTGAACGGTATACATTCCTTACAGAACAACTTTCTGCTCGACGGCATCGACAACAACACCTTCTCAGAAAATGTGCAGGAACTGAGTTCGGAAGCTTCGCATCCTTCTGTCGACGTCATCCAGGAATTCAATGTCATCACCAATCCATACTCGGCAGAATACGGCCGCAGCCCGGGTGCCGTTGTCTCAGTAAACACCAAGAGCGGTGCCAACAAGATGCATGGCCTCGCTTTCGAGTATCTGCGCAACAACTACTTCGACGCGAATGACTTCTTCTCCGATCGCCAGGGCCTACGCAAGCCTGAGAACAATCAGAACCAGTTCGGAGGCAGCCTGGGCGGCCCTATCAAGACCGACAAGCTCTTCTACTTCTTCAACTACGAAGGAACGCGCATCAAGCAGGGCGTATCTCGGATTTCAAGCGTGCCGCTCGACAACGAACGCCTCGGCGATTTCAGCGCTGCGACTGGCGAACGCGTTGGGGTTAAATACCCAACCATTACCGACCCTCTCACCGGACTGCCATTTGTGAACAACCAGGTCCCCAGCAATCGGATTGATACAGCCGTCGCCAAGCTGATTGCCTTGTTTCCGGAACCGAATGTCACTTCCGGCGGCGTGATCCCGGAGCTCAATAACTACCAGCGCAATGCTCTGCTGACCGACAACAACGACAGCTACGATGCTCGCATCGACTGGAATCCTACCTCGTCGAACATCGTCTTTGGCCGTTACAACTATTCCAACCGCACCCGCCAAATTCCCGGCTACTTCGGCGGCCTTGCCGATGGCACATCAACATCGGCGTGGGGCAACCAGCAACTGAAGTCCCATAGCTTTGTGCTGGGATGGACGCACATCTTTCGCCGGGACCTGGTGAACGACTTCCGCCTTGGCTTCGTGCGCAACTACAGCTACGCCGTACAGCAACCATTCAGTCTTGCAGAAACCGCGGGCGATTTTGTGCCAGGCATTCCCGCTAGCGCCGGCATTGGGGGCGGCGTGCCCCTGACCACATTTACCAACTACTCTTTCCTCGGCTCAGCCGACTACCTACCAAAGAAACAAATCCCGCAGCTGCTGCAATACAACGACACGGTATCAATCATATTTGGCAGAAACACACTCAAGGTGGGAGGCAGCGTCTACGCCCCTATGCGGAATATATTCCAGGACGAGCCAGGCACCCGCGGTGATCTAACGTTCACTGGCGTTTTTACTGGTTTTCCTTATGCGGATGGCCTGCTCGGACAGACGCAGAGTGATCAGCTGACAAATGTGCTGTTCGTAGACCAGCGTCTCTGGATGATTTCCGGCTTTGCACAAGATGATTGGAAGCTCACGCCAAAGCTTACGATGAACCTTGGACTGCGATATGACTTTGCGACGCCTGCACTCGAGGGTGCGAACAACGTGGCGAACTTCAATCCCGCGGGTGCGGGTTCACTCAACTTCGGCAGTTCCGGTTCATTGTCACAGCGAGCCCTAGTGCAAACCAACACTAAGGACTTCGGACCACGTATCGGCATCTCCTATTCCCCTGACCAGAAAACCGTTTTGCGTGCAGGCTATGGCCTCTACTACACGCTGTTCGAGCGCTATGGCAGCGAAGACCAGCTGGCACTGAACCCGCCATACCTGATTAACAAGACCCAGGCGAGCAACACCACTCCTGTGATCACACCTGAAATTGGCTTCCCGACGAACTTTCTGGATCCGAGCACGATTAACCTGAATCAGCTGAATGCATACCACATCCGGGCCATAAACCCGCACGATCCGACGCCAAGCGTCCAGCAATGGAGCTTTGGCGTACAACGGGCATTTGCAAGTAACTGGACAGGGGAAGTCGACTACGTCGGCACCAAGTCGACCCATCTCGACGTCTTGTCGAATTACAACCAGCCGTTGATTGAGCACAACCAGGTGGTTACGGCGATCGGCGCCAATGGCAAGCCTGCCGCAGTCACCCCGTACAACAACTTCGGGCTGATTGAATATACCAACGCCATCGGGTACGGAAATTACAACGGATTGCAAGCGAGCCTGAATCACCGCTTTAATAACGGACTCAGTTTTCGAGCGGCCTACACCTACTCACGCAGCCTGGATAACGCGCCGGAAGAACTAGAAACAAACTCCGGTGACGCGCCGAATGGCCGCGACTACTCGGCGTGGTACGGACTCAGCGACTTCGATATTCCGCATCGTGTGTCGGTCAACTACGTGTACGACTTGCCCTTCGGGCACGGCCAGAGAATGCTCAACAGCGGACCACTCTCCTGGATCTTCGGTGGCTTCCGCACCTCGGGAGTCTACACCTATTACAGCGGGCATCCGTTCACCGTAAATGCCGGTGGCACACTGACCGATTCCTTGGATCCCTACGGCTACGCGACAGCAGTTCCGTTCGTTATCGGTAAACCGCATCTGGTGAAAGATCCGACATGCTGGTTCTTCGTCGGGGCGAACAAGGCATGCCAAAAGCTATCTCCAAATCAGGCCGACGCGTATGCTCTGCCCGCACCTGGCCAGATAGGCGACAGCGGACGAAACACCCTGCGCGGACCTCGAACAAACGTCTTCGACGCCTCTCTGCTGCGGGAATTTCCATTGGGTGAAGTCGCAAATCTCGAGTTCCGCTGGGAGGTGTTCAATGTCACCAACACGCCAGAGTTCGGACAGCCGAGCGGCAACTTCAGCAGTTCTGCGGCAGGATCAATCACTACCCTTTCCGGGGATCCGAGGGTGATGCAATTCGCCCTGCGTCTATCGTTTTGA
- a CDS encoding flavin reductase family protein, with protein sequence MNSVVDQTVAPLGECGTISGGAGLPNPRTQGCCGSLRRAPEASPCSKLIKLGRKKRISQSVRLPQTQYMNIPVEPSILYFGAPVVLISTLNEDATLNVAPMSSAWWLGWNCMLGLGATGHTAHNLQREKECVLNLPSVAQVEAVNRLARTTGSKPVPPHKVAMGYRHEKDKIGIANLSTEPSALVRPDRLAECPVQLEAVLETSRPFGSRPDKDTTAIAFEVRVVRAHVNPSILLDGHENRVDPNKWRPLMMSFCRFYGLGEEVFPSTLAEIPESFYRPVAHMAR encoded by the coding sequence ATGAACAGCGTTGTTGACCAGACTGTCGCCCCTCTGGGAGAATGCGGCACGATTAGCGGTGGGGCCGGGCTTCCGAATCCTCGAACCCAGGGCTGCTGCGGGTCGCTCCGCCGGGCGCCGGAGGCATCCCCATGCAGTAAGCTCATCAAATTAGGGCGCAAGAAACGGATATCCCAATCGGTTCGTCTGCCGCAGACTCAATACATGAACATTCCCGTTGAACCATCCATTCTTTACTTCGGCGCTCCGGTAGTGCTTATCAGCACCCTGAACGAGGACGCGACTCTCAATGTTGCTCCCATGTCCTCGGCTTGGTGGCTGGGCTGGAATTGCATGCTAGGTCTCGGGGCCACGGGGCACACCGCTCACAATCTCCAGAGAGAGAAAGAGTGTGTCCTTAATCTTCCGTCGGTCGCGCAGGTCGAAGCTGTGAACAGGCTTGCGAGAACCACCGGCTCTAAGCCGGTCCCGCCGCACAAAGTGGCAATGGGTTACAGACACGAAAAAGACAAGATCGGTATTGCTAATCTGTCGACGGAGCCCTCGGCACTGGTTCGACCAGACCGGCTGGCCGAGTGTCCCGTACAACTGGAAGCCGTCCTTGAAACGTCACGGCCCTTCGGGAGTCGGCCCGATAAAGACACCACCGCCATCGCGTTCGAGGTCAGAGTAGTTCGAGCTCATGTCAACCCCAGTATCTTGCTCGATGGTCACGAAAATCGAGTCGATCCGAACAAATGGCGACCGCTCATGATGAGTTTCTGCAGGTTCTACGGATTGGGCGAAGAAGTCTTCCCCTCGACACTCGCCGAGATCCCCGAGTCTTTCTACCGCCCTGTCGCACACATGGCACGGTAG
- a CDS encoding serine/threonine-protein kinase, protein MPNVVIGQRFGAYEILRLIGTGGMGTVYLASRADDLYEQNVAIKLARIPLAGDPGMLSRFRSERQILANLNHPNIGKLLDGGITTTGIPFLVMEYVEGIPIDIFCQHKQLDTAGRLRIFCSVCSAVEYAHKHLVVHRDIKPANILVNAEGLPKLLDFGIAKLLEPNLGMQAQTVDRMMTPEYASPEQMRCEPVTTATDVYALGVLLYKLLTGCLPLQLITTSPLEAAMVICEQAPAPPSEIVRRSKAAPPHGAAADAHHTLRGDLDNIVLAALSKEPSRRYASVASFAADIDAYFHGYPVKAIAPSWSYRVAKFIQRNKAAASAGAAMLLALSGFTIAMTLERNRANREAETSRHVTEFMTDMFKISDPSVSHGDTITARELLDKASSGIEAGLSKDPQVQARLMRTMGSSYKNLGLYPQSVALLERAVGVQTKLLGNADPETLQTMSMLGAAYGGLDRYPESEKLLRQTLAEQQRIVGSDNEATMVTLDTLADTLTREGRYAEAEGLLRKVLVAQRRILGPENRALLFSNNRLTDNLRNQGRYVEAENIARDSLAINQRVLGPYDAVTLSSIEELALIVINEGHPEEAEKLDREGLRISTHLYGPDNEHTLLELGDIGDALQEQGRLTEAEPIQREVVEHLRKTAGPKAAHTIEMMTTLAITLSMEKKFAEAESVSRDALDASLQTLGAASVQSIDNTVNLALILAHEMRSGESEALFKRAVATSSKTEGNTLANVFYAYAEGMAILGHSDEAVDRLKQAIDHGFSNRQQLAADDDLESLRTDPRYQAIFRELQ, encoded by the coding sequence ATGCCGAATGTTGTCATAGGCCAACGCTTTGGTGCTTATGAAATACTGCGGCTGATAGGCACAGGCGGGATGGGCACGGTTTATCTTGCATCGCGCGCCGATGATCTCTATGAACAGAACGTCGCGATCAAGCTGGCAAGAATCCCTCTTGCAGGCGACCCTGGCATGCTCTCACGCTTTCGCAGTGAGCGGCAGATACTCGCCAACCTCAATCATCCCAACATCGGGAAACTTCTGGACGGCGGCATTACTACAACTGGCATCCCATTCCTGGTCATGGAGTATGTTGAAGGGATCCCAATTGATATATTTTGCCAGCATAAGCAGTTGGACACGGCAGGGCGATTAAGGATCTTCTGCTCAGTTTGCTCGGCGGTAGAGTATGCGCATAAGCATCTGGTGGTGCATCGCGACATCAAGCCTGCCAATATCCTCGTCAATGCAGAAGGTCTCCCAAAGCTTCTCGACTTTGGCATCGCAAAACTGCTTGAGCCGAATTTAGGGATGCAAGCGCAAACGGTGGACCGGATGATGACACCGGAATACGCGAGCCCGGAACAAATGCGTTGTGAGCCGGTGACCACAGCTACGGACGTCTATGCGCTCGGTGTGCTCTTGTACAAGTTGCTGACTGGATGTCTACCCTTGCAACTCATTACAACGTCGCCGCTTGAAGCGGCAATGGTGATCTGCGAGCAGGCGCCAGCGCCGCCAAGCGAGATTGTCCGCCGGAGCAAAGCGGCACCGCCACATGGTGCGGCTGCAGACGCACATCATACACTTCGGGGCGATCTGGACAACATCGTTCTCGCGGCATTAAGCAAGGAGCCCTCTCGCCGATATGCCTCGGTTGCTTCATTTGCCGCGGATATCGATGCTTATTTTCACGGTTATCCGGTCAAGGCCATAGCGCCCTCCTGGAGTTATCGGGTCGCCAAATTTATTCAACGAAACAAGGCGGCTGCCTCCGCAGGAGCTGCCATGCTTCTGGCGCTAAGCGGATTCACGATAGCGATGACACTTGAGCGAAACCGTGCGAACCGGGAAGCGGAAACTTCGCGACATGTGACTGAATTCATGACCGATATGTTTAAAATATCCGATCCCAGCGTGTCTCACGGCGATACCATCACTGCTCGCGAGCTGCTGGACAAAGCTTCGTCGGGCATTGAAGCAGGGCTCAGTAAGGATCCGCAGGTACAAGCGAGACTTATGCGAACGATGGGATCGAGCTACAAGAATTTAGGGCTCTATCCCCAGAGCGTCGCTCTCCTCGAACGTGCTGTTGGTGTTCAGACAAAATTGCTTGGCAACGCGGATCCAGAGACTCTGCAAACAATGAGCATGCTTGGCGCCGCCTATGGAGGTCTGGATAGGTATCCTGAATCTGAAAAGCTACTACGGCAAACTCTTGCCGAGCAGCAGCGAATTGTAGGATCAGACAACGAAGCCACCATGGTCACACTTGATACTCTGGCCGACACGCTCACGAGAGAGGGTCGATATGCCGAGGCCGAAGGCTTGCTGCGCAAAGTGCTAGTTGCTCAGCGCAGAATTCTCGGACCCGAGAACCGCGCACTCCTGTTTAGTAACAATCGGCTCACCGACAATCTGAGGAACCAGGGCCGATACGTAGAAGCTGAGAACATAGCCCGCGATTCTTTGGCCATCAACCAGCGGGTGCTCGGACCCTACGATGCGGTAACTCTTTCTTCAATCGAGGAGCTCGCCCTTATAGTAATCAATGAGGGGCATCCGGAAGAGGCAGAAAAGCTCGACCGAGAGGGACTTCGTATTTCAACACACTTGTATGGACCCGATAATGAGCATACCTTGCTCGAGCTTGGAGATATCGGGGACGCCTTACAGGAACAAGGTCGTTTAACCGAGGCCGAGCCAATCCAGCGCGAAGTGGTGGAGCATCTGCGAAAAACCGCAGGACCGAAGGCCGCACACACGATAGAAATGATGACTACTCTCGCGATCACACTTAGCATGGAAAAGAAATTTGCCGAAGCCGAGTCTGTTTCTCGCGACGCTCTGGATGCATCTCTGCAAACCCTTGGTGCTGCTTCCGTGCAATCCATAGACAACACTGTCAACCTTGCTTTGATTCTTGCTCATGAAATGCGATCGGGCGAATCAGAAGCACTCTTCAAGAGAGCTGTCGCGACTTCATCCAAGACAGAAGGCAATACTTTGGCGAACGTCTTCTACGCCTATGCTGAAGGCATGGCTATCCTGGGTCATTCTGATGAAGCGGTTGACCGTTTGAAGCAGGCTATCGATCACGGTTTTTCCAACAGACAACAACTGGCTGCAGACGATGACCTGGAGTCTCTGCGGACGGATCCCAGGTATCAAGCAATATTTAGGGAATTGCAGTAA
- the ada gene encoding bifunctional DNA-binding transcriptional regulator/O6-methylguanine-DNA methyltransferase Ada, with product MNESKCWQSVIDKDQTKDGKFFYGVMTTKVFCRPGCPSRAPLRKNVRFYETAERAQADGLRPCMRCKPLEVNRLTDQDRFSEIRRYIQRNLDSRELLKLEMLSRNFGLSPFHFQRTFKSVVGLTPKQYIQELRMQTFKEELRDGASISGAVYGAGFGSSSRVYERLDTQLGMTPKEYRSGGDGVAISFATFGTPLGLMMLGATDRGLCFLEFGTSAADLSESLRQEYPRATIKAMLKPYSTQFIAWVEALSGYLEGEKAIGAMPIALHGTAFQVKVWRYLQTIPSGSVQSYSEVAEAIGKPKAARAVASACAANRIALVVPCHRVIRGDGSLGGYRWGLERKRALLDAERQALATAH from the coding sequence ATGAACGAAAGCAAGTGCTGGCAATCAGTGATAGACAAAGACCAGACGAAGGATGGCAAGTTTTTCTACGGCGTCATGACTACAAAGGTTTTTTGCCGCCCTGGATGTCCCTCGCGTGCACCTTTGCGAAAGAACGTACGTTTCTATGAAACTGCGGAAAGAGCTCAGGCTGACGGTCTAAGACCCTGCATGCGTTGCAAACCGCTTGAAGTAAACCGCCTAACTGACCAAGATAGGTTCTCCGAGATCCGACGTTATATCCAGCGTAACCTGGATAGCCGCGAACTCTTGAAACTGGAGATGCTCAGCCGGAACTTCGGCCTTAGCCCTTTTCATTTCCAACGTACTTTCAAGAGCGTTGTCGGATTGACGCCTAAACAATACATCCAGGAGCTGCGCATGCAAACATTTAAGGAAGAGTTGAGAGATGGCGCCTCCATCTCGGGAGCGGTATACGGCGCTGGATTTGGTTCAAGCAGCAGGGTGTACGAGCGCTTGGACACCCAATTGGGAATGACACCCAAGGAATACCGATCAGGTGGCGACGGAGTTGCAATCTCGTTTGCCACATTTGGCACTCCTCTTGGTCTGATGATGCTCGGGGCGACGGACCGCGGATTATGCTTCCTGGAATTTGGAACTTCCGCGGCTGATCTCAGCGAGTCCCTCCGGCAGGAATATCCGAGAGCTACCATCAAAGCCATGTTGAAGCCCTATTCCACTCAATTTATTGCCTGGGTGGAAGCTCTGTCTGGATATCTGGAAGGAGAGAAAGCTATCGGCGCGATGCCGATAGCACTTCACGGAACAGCGTTTCAGGTAAAGGTCTGGAGATATCTCCAGACGATCCCTAGCGGAAGCGTTCAGTCCTACTCCGAAGTCGCCGAGGCAATAGGAAAGCCAAAGGCGGCGCGAGCAGTCGCATCAGCCTGCGCAGCCAATCGCATTGCGCTCGTCGTTCCGTGCCATCGCGTCATCCGTGGCGATGGGTCTCTTGGCGGATACCGGTGGGGTCTTGAACGGAAACGAGCCTTGCTTGATGCCGAACGTCAGGCACTTGCTACAGCCCATTAG
- a CDS encoding ECF-type sigma factor → MLQENESVTRLLRRWSSGDQKALDELIPVVYVHLHRLASGCMRGERPDHTLRATALVHEAYLRLVDSDLELRDRIQFYAMAARLMRRILVDHARSLNCEKRGKRPDKLVFDDGLFVGPQVDAGLVALDDSLNLLAIRDQRKSDIVEMIYFGGLTYEETALALKTSESTIHCELKMAKAWLYQDLSRNRGSAEADD, encoded by the coding sequence ATGCTGCAAGAGAATGAATCGGTCACCCGGCTGTTGCGGAGGTGGAGCAGCGGCGATCAGAAAGCTCTTGATGAACTTATCCCGGTCGTCTACGTCCACCTCCACAGACTTGCTTCGGGCTGCATGCGCGGCGAGCGCCCAGATCATACTCTCAGGGCTACAGCTCTGGTACACGAGGCCTATCTACGCCTCGTAGATTCGGACTTGGAGTTGCGGGACCGCATTCAGTTTTATGCGATGGCAGCCAGATTGATGCGGCGCATTCTCGTCGATCATGCCCGTTCGTTAAACTGCGAGAAACGAGGCAAGCGGCCCGACAAGTTAGTTTTCGATGATGGGCTTTTTGTAGGTCCGCAGGTTGATGCGGGCTTGGTCGCGCTGGATGATTCGCTGAATCTGTTGGCCATCCGAGACCAACGTAAGAGCGACATTGTCGAAATGATCTATTTTGGAGGTCTCACCTATGAAGAAACGGCGTTGGCGCTGAAAACATCAGAATCGACCATCCATTGCGAACTGAAGATGGCGAAGGCTTGGCTCTATCAAGACTTGTCGAGAAATAGAGGGTCAGCGGAGGCAGATGATTGA
- a CDS encoding G1 family glutamic endopeptidase codes for MSINMSHVRFAAFAGLVAASASLFAEDAASAKRELSLNYANVETNLSTIRTFAEAPKTFDALNAADEDLARFGFPARPDPLAEPEHYAMWTRAMQAAKIRWRGKLKTIQAEKRPSDSPLSSERMESSVPAASVPATSTSYDWSGVVLTKNLSAYNRSQSFSDIYSLMTVQVGQLPFGAECNPNVSEVEFDQYTWVGLNGYVKNAAIQPGSSRGALWGGVWTQVQCNPYVPLPATYHAMIGWTPGLNIMAFNVNPGDMVYAEVGAPVGGTQPSYLFIEDLTTLTYTAYSVSVPAGLTYVGDTAEWIVSRPCCRASGYPLALLNTGETFFDGGAALDYAGHTLYPGSQAASTQLLTMRDDYNDQSIELVNQGATGYEGNHGVMLQTTGCAWSGPCPVR; via the coding sequence ATGTCTATAAACATGTCGCACGTTCGTTTCGCAGCTTTCGCGGGCCTGGTAGCAGCCTCCGCTTCGTTATTTGCGGAAGATGCCGCATCAGCAAAACGGGAGCTCAGCCTCAACTACGCCAATGTTGAAACCAACCTTTCCACGATCCGCACTTTCGCCGAGGCACCGAAGACTTTCGACGCGCTAAATGCCGCCGATGAGGACCTAGCACGATTTGGGTTTCCAGCGCGGCCAGATCCGCTAGCTGAGCCGGAACACTACGCCATGTGGACGCGCGCCATGCAGGCTGCGAAGATTCGCTGGCGCGGGAAGCTGAAAACGATTCAGGCAGAAAAGCGCCCCAGCGACAGTCCGCTCTCTTCAGAGCGGATGGAGTCGTCAGTACCCGCTGCGTCAGTCCCTGCGACCTCAACGTCTTATGACTGGTCAGGTGTGGTGCTTACCAAGAATCTCAGTGCTTACAACCGGTCCCAGTCATTTAGCGACATCTACTCGCTCATGACTGTTCAGGTGGGTCAATTGCCCTTCGGAGCCGAATGTAATCCAAACGTAAGCGAGGTGGAATTCGACCAATACACCTGGGTCGGGCTGAATGGATACGTCAAAAACGCGGCTATTCAACCAGGGTCATCTCGCGGTGCGCTTTGGGGAGGAGTGTGGACGCAGGTGCAGTGCAACCCTTACGTTCCGCTCCCCGCAACCTATCACGCAATGATTGGTTGGACTCCAGGCCTCAATATCATGGCATTCAATGTGAATCCTGGGGACATGGTGTATGCCGAAGTCGGCGCGCCTGTCGGAGGAACTCAGCCAAGCTACCTGTTCATCGAAGACTTGACTACGTTGACCTACACTGCCTATTCGGTCAGTGTTCCCGCGGGTTTGACCTACGTAGGCGATACTGCGGAGTGGATCGTTTCGCGGCCTTGCTGCCGGGCAAGCGGATATCCTCTTGCGCTGCTCAATACGGGCGAGACTTTCTTCGACGGCGGAGCAGCGTTGGATTATGCCGGCCATACTCTCTACCCGGGTTCCCAGGCCGCATCGACGCAGCTACTTACCATGCGCGATGACTATAATGACCAAAGCATTGAACTCGTAAATCAAGGCGCGACCGGCTATGAGGGAAACCATGGTGTGATGTTGCAAACGACTGGCTGTGCCTGGTCCGGTCCCTGCCCCGTGAGATGA